In Pieris rapae chromosome 18, ilPieRapa1.1, whole genome shotgun sequence, one genomic interval encodes:
- the LOC111001363 gene encoding hydroxylysine kinase gives MSEATLLQPGTVIRPIIDHEGVKLLVERLYGISVLELIEMNGYDDKNYKIIEDPNVKNPLITNHSPHGYVLKIMNSMDSKNVDFVEAQNEIMNFLLTRSVTCPKPVRNVFGHLHSVENIGGKQHAVRLLEFVPGELLKDVPTSEALFYQLGEFVANLDNKLQNFNHSGLVSREHMWMLTKVPELEKFKYVIKDTEKLDLVEEVIEEFKYAIVPRLDELEKGVIHGDINEMNILTTSKIPNSKSDYRISGVLDFGDIQYSYYVFELAITMTYVMLLSGDLRSGGLVLAGYTVNRRLPDDEYRLLKTLISARLVQSLTLGAYSIVQDPNNQYVTSTEKADGWGMLKKLRKSKPNPEDDPTDWKAIANEYLTRS, from the exons ATGTCTGAAGCAACATTACTACAACCGGGTACGGTTATTCGACCTATCATTGACCATGAAGGGGTCAAATTACTGGTCGAAAGGCTGTATGGCATATCGGTCTTGGAACTCATCGAAATGAATGGTTACGATGACAAGAATTACAAGATCATCGAAGACCCAAATGTCAAAAATCCTCTAATAACGAACCACTCGCCTCACGGATACGTTCTGAAAATCATGAACTCTATGGACTCTAAAAATGTCGACTTCGTAGAGGCCCAGAATGAGATTATGAACTTTTTAC TGACGCGTTCAGTGACTTGCCCGAAGCCCGTGCGCAATGTCTTCGGACATTTACACTCGGTGGAAAACATCGGTGGCAAGCAGCACGCAGTCCGCTTACTGGAGTTCGTACCAGGCGAGCTGTTGAAGGATGTGCCAACGTCTGAGGCACTGTTCTACCAACTTGGAGAATTCGTTGCTAATTTGGATAATAAATTGCAG AACTTTAACCACTCGGGTCTGGTCTCCCGTGAGCACATGTGGATGCTAACAAAGGTCCCGGAGTTGGAAAAGTTCAAATACGTCATCAAGGATACTGAAAAACTCGATTTGGTTGAAGAg GTAATAGAAGAATTCAAATATGCCATAGTTCCTCGTCTAGATGAACTAGAGAAGGGCGTGATACATGGTGATATCAACGAGATGAACATCCTCACCACTTCCAAAATACCCAACAG CAAATCCGACTATCGCATTTCCGGTGTTCTGGACTTTGGAGACATTCAGTACAGCTACTATGTCTTCGAGTTGGCCATCACTATGACCTACGTGATGCTGCTATCTGGAGACCTTCGCTCGGGTGGCCTAGTGCTAGCGGGGTACACAGTCAACAGGAGATTACCTGATGACGAATACCGCCTACTTAAA ACCCTAATTTCAGCCCGTCTAGTGCAGAGCCTTACTCTGGGGGCTTACTCCATTGTCCAAGACCCCAACAACCAGTACGTTACGTCGACCGAGAAGGCAGACGGTTGGGGTATGCTTAAGAAATTACGGAAATCAAAACCAAACCCTGAAGATGACCCAACTGACTGGAAAGCCATTgctaatgaatatttaactcgaagttaa